The window TCCAACGGCGGCGAAAAAGCGCTGGCGCTGGCTGAGAGCATTGAGGAGCAGGATGACGACACCAGCCTGATCGCCTTCGCCATGAACCTGTTTGATATCGTCGGTATTAACCAGGACGATCGCGGGGACAACTTAATTGTGCTGACGCCGTCCGATCATATGCTGGTCCCGGATTTTCCGGGGTTGCCTGAAGACGGCTGCACCATTACCTTTGAGCGAGATATTGCACTGTCGCGTGAAGACGCCCAGTTTATCACCTGGGAGCATCCGCTGATCCGTAACGGTCTGGATCTTATCCTGTCTGGTGATACCGGCAGCAGCACCATATCTCTGTTGAAAAACAAAGCATTGCCGGTTGGTACCCTGCTGGTTGAACTGGTGTACGTGGTCGAAGCGCAGGCACCGAAGCAACTGCAGCTCAACCGCTTCCTGCCTCCGACGCCGGTGCGCATGTTGCTGGATAAAAACGGTAACAACCTCGCCGCTCAGGTGGAGTTTGAAACCTTTAACCGCCAGCTCAGTGCCGTTAATCGCCATACCGGTAGCAAGCTGGTCAACGCCGTGCAGCAAGATGTCCATGCGATTCTGCAGTTGGGTGAAGCGCAGGTTGAGCAATCTGCCCGCGCGCTGATCGACGCCGCGCGTAAAGAAGCGGATGAGAAGCTGTCTGCAGAACTGTCGCGTCTGGAAGCGCTGCGCGCCGTTAACCCGAACATCCGTGATGACGAACTTGCCGCGATTGAAAGCAACCGTCAACAGGTGATGGAAAGCCTGGATCAGGCCGGCTGGCGTCTGGATGCCTTACGCCTGATCGTCGTGACGCATCAGTAACGGAGCCATACATGGGGATGGAAAACTACAATCCGCCGCAGGAACCCTGGCTGGTTATCCTGTATCAGGATGAACACATTATGGTGGTCAACAAGCCGAGCGGCTTGTTGTCCGTGCCGGGTCGCCTTGAAGAGCACAAAGACAGCGTGATGACGCGTATTCAACGCGACTATCCACTGGCAGAATCAGTGCATCGCCTGGACATGGCCACCAGCGGCGTGATTGTAGTGGCGCTGACCAAAGCGGCAGAGCGCGAGCTAAAGCGTCAATTTCGCGAGCGCGAACCGAAGAAGCAATATGTCGCACGCGTGTGGGGGCATCCCTCACCCGCCGAGGGACTGGTGGATTTACCGCTGATTTGCGACTGGCCGAACCGACCAAAACAGAAAGTCTGTTATGAGACGGGCAAAGCCGCGCAGACTGAGTATGAAGTCGTGGAATTCGCGGCGGATAATACCGCGCGGGTGGTGCTGAAACCCATTACCGGGCGTTCTCATCAGCTACGCGTGCATATGCTGGCGTTAGGGCATCCGATTCTGGGTGACCGCTTCTATGCCCCGCCGGAAGCCCTGGCGTTAGCGCCACGCCTGCTGCTGCATGCCGAGATGCTCACCATTACTCATCCCGAGTACGGCAATAGTATGACCTTTAAAGTCCCAGCAGATTTTTAAATTTTGTGCTGCTCTGTGCCGGGGGCGCTACGCTTGCCCGGCCTACATTCTTCAACGTAGGCCGGATAAGGCGCTAGCCGCCATCCGGCAACTTATTCTGCCGCTTACTTGAAGCCTTTCTGTTCTTTAATTAACTCATAGGCCTTTTGAATTTCCTGCGCTTTCTGCTTGGCCATTTCCATCATCTCCGGCGGTAGTCCTTTCGCGACCAGCTTGTCGGGATGGTGCTCGCTCATCAGTTTACGATAAGCGCGCTTAATAGTAGTGGCATCGTCG of the Citrobacter freundii genome contains:
- the rluA gene encoding bifunctional tRNA pseudouridine(32) synthase/23S rRNA pseudouridine(746) synthase RluA; translation: MGMENYNPPQEPWLVILYQDEHIMVVNKPSGLLSVPGRLEEHKDSVMTRIQRDYPLAESVHRLDMATSGVIVVALTKAAERELKRQFREREPKKQYVARVWGHPSPAEGLVDLPLICDWPNRPKQKVCYETGKAAQTEYEVVEFAADNTARVVLKPITGRSHQLRVHMLALGHPILGDRFYAPPEALALAPRLLLHAEMLTITHPEYGNSMTFKVPADF